Genomic DNA from Paenibacillus sp. MBLB1832:
ACTGTCCAACGGCATAGCCGCCTGCCAAGGCTTGCCCCAGCATGTCTTTCATCGAGACGAGTGCCATGATGTCCTCTCCTTCTGTGGCTGCGCTCGCTGTTACCAGCGAGCCGTGACCATTTTCTTACGCGTGTAGAATTCCACGCCATCTGTTCCATTGGCGTGCAAATCGCCGTAGAATGATTTTTTCCAGCCAGAGAAAGGGAAGAACGCCATCGGGGCTGGTACACCAAGGTTAATGCCTAGCATCCCCGCTTCGATCGTTTCGCGGAACTGACGCACGTTGCTGCCATCCTGTGTAAAGAGGCAAGCGCCGTTCGCGAACTCGGAACGGTTCGCCAGCTCAATTGCGTCCTCTAATGTGTCAACGCGAACGATGGACAAGACAGGTGCGAAAATTTCATCTTCCCAAATTTTCATTTCACACTGCACGTGATCGAAAATCGTCGGTCCAACGAAATAGCCCGCTTCACCAGCTGCGGCGTCTTTACGACCATCGCGGATCATAATGGCGCCTTCTTTTTCCCCGATATCGATATATTTCAACGTACGATCCTTATGCACGTCACGAATGACTGGACCTAAGAACACACCATCATCGTTGCCGTTGCCAATCGTAATGGCATCTGCCGCTTCAAGCAGCTTGCTTACAAGCGTATCCGCAACATCGCCTACCGCTACGACGACGGAGCACGCCATACAGCGCTCACCTGCTGAACCGAAAGCAGCGTTCGTGATTTCCTTCACTGCAATGGACAGATTCGCATCTGGCATCACGATGGAGTGATTTTTCGCGCCAGCCAACGCTTGCACGCGTTTGCCATGGGCTGCTGCTGTTTTGTAAATATATTCAGCGACAGGTTGAGAACCAACGAAGGAGATCGCTTTGATCTCTTTATGTTCAAGCAACCCATTCACCACGTCATGCGCGCCATGAACGATGTTCAATACACCAGCTGGCAATCCAGCTTCGTGGAACAATTCCGCGAGGCGATTCGCCAAGTGCGGCGTGCGCTCGGATGGCTTCAATACGAACGTATTGCCACAAGCAATCGCCAGCGGGAACATCCAGCACGGTACCATCATCGGGAAGTTAAATGGCGTAATACCGCCGATTACCCCGATTGGGTAACGATACATGCCGGACTCCAGGTTAGAAGCGATATCGGGAAGCTGTTTGCCCATCATGAGCGACGGTGCGCCAGCAGCGAATTCAACGCACTCGATGCCCCGAAGCACTTCACCGTAAGCTTCCGTGTAGCTTTTGCCGTTTTCTTTCGTGACGATTCTCGCAAGCTCTTCCCAATGGTCAACGAGGAGCTGTTGATATTTAAATAAAATACGAGCTCTCTTCGGCACAGGTGTGCGGCTCCAAGATTGGAAAGCTTCTTGCGAATTACGAACCGCTTGATCGACCTCTGCCTTAGTTGAAATAGGAATATATGCAAGAATCTCTTCTGTTGCAGGATTATATACGGGTTCCGTTTGTGTAGAGGATGAAGCGACCCATTCGCCGCCGATCCAGTTTTTCAATAGTTGTGTCATTTCGGGAACACTCCTTTAAGTTTTAGTCAGATTATGAGGCCGTAATTTCACCACGGTTGCAACGTTCGATATAAGCATCCACTTGCGCTGCCGTCGGCATCGCATCCGAGCAGCTGTGGCTTGAGATCACGATACAAGCTGCCGCGCTGCCGTATTCCATACTTTTCTCCAGCGTCCACCCTTGCATAACACCATAGATAAAGCCCGCCGCATAAGAATCGCCCGCCCCGAACGTCTTCACAACTTTCGCAGGGAAGCTCTTTGCACGATGACCGATACCATCAGGGGTATATGCGATTGAACCTTCTTTGCCATGTTTAATAATGACAATCTTCGCTGAATAATCGAACCACTTGGCCGCCGTAATTTGGTCATCCTTTTCTGGATTATGTTCAAACTGCTCCATCATGTCGAACTCTTCACGCGTACCGAGAATGATATCGCATTTCTCAGCGGCCAAATTATAATACACAGCCGTCTCTTCTGGAGATGTCCACGTATATGGACGGTAATCCAGATCAAACACGATCACAGCCCCGTGCTTCTTCGCATAATTCAAAGCTTGGAACACCGCTTCACGGGATGGGCTCTGAGCAAGCGCCGTTCCCGAAATAAGCAACACTTTCGCTTGTGCAATCAGGGATTCCTGAACCTCGCCAGGTGTTAATTTCAAATCAGCTACGTTATTGCGGTACATGAGAATACTGCAATCTGATGGACTTTTGATCTCGGTAAAAGCAAGCCCTGTTACAGCTCCCGTCTGATCGGTCACGACATTGCTCGTATCAATGGCGTTACGCTGCAAATAGTCGGCGATGAAACGGCCCATTTGATCATTGGCGATTTTGCCGATAAAAGCCGTCTTCATCCCTAACCGCGACATCCCGATTGTAATGTTCGCAGGAGATCCGCCAACATACTTGGTGAACGTCATCGTTTCTTCCATAGGACGGTTAATCTCATTCGCGTTCAAATCGATGCAAAGTCGGCCGATAGCTGCAAAATCAAGCGATTTCGCTTGCGGAAAAGTCACATAGGTCATGGATGGATTACCTGCTTTCTTGGGAAATCAAAGATTGGATATAAGTCAATGCTTGCTTCGCATAGTCATACGGATTATGTGCAGCCGGGTCTTGCTCGCCTTCCAGCATGGCCCACCCTTGGTAGCCACGTGTCAACAGCTCATTGAATATGGGTGCAAAATCGAGGCAGCCATCGCCCGGCACCGTAAATACACCTTTGCGGATACACGTTACGAAGTCCACTTGCTCGGCGCGCGCTTCATCTAACACCGCTTGACGAATATCTTTCAAGTGAATATAAGCAATGCGATCATAATGTTTACGCAGTACGCTGAGCGGATCCGCACCGCCATAATAGGCATGGCCTGTATCGAACAGCAGATATACCAAGGACGGATCGGTTAGCTCCATGAGCTTATCGATTTCTTCCGGCGATTCAACAACCGTTCCGCCGTGATGATGGTAGGAGAGTTTCAAGCCATATTCTTGAGCAATCGCGCCAGCGCGGTTTAGCCCTTCAGCCAAACTCTGCCAACCTGCCTCGTCGAGACGAAGGACTTCCTTCTCATTCGGTGTGCGGCGAGGGTCAAAATGGAGCGAACCTCCCACTTCCGCCGTCGAAATGACCGTGCTTCCCATCGCCTTCAGGAATTCGACATGCATGCGATAAGCTGCGAGCTCTTCATCCCGGTAGGCAGGATCGGAGAACAGAACGGATTTCCACTGTGATACAAGGCTAATGCCACGATCCGAAAGTTCTTTCTTAAGGACGTCCACATCGGCTGGAAATTTACGCCCCATCTCCGTTCCCTTTAATCCTAACGCTTGAATATCATCAACGATTTGTTCGAATGTTGTTTCAGCGCCATGCTCTCTCACATCTTCCCCCACCCAATTAATGGGATGTATTCCGAGCTTGAACGGTAGTTCTGCCATCGTAACGTCACCTCTTCTGTTTAAATGGGTTTTGCAGCTTGTACTCGTTTCTTCATATTTTCATGTGCAGCAAGGACTTTCGGACTTTCGGAAACCTCGGGTACACCTACGTGCCACCAAGATTCATACCCGCCTGTATTCGTCCCTGGTACGACTGGAATTTCAATTAAGGTCGTCACCGATTCTTTTTTGGCTAAAAGTAATGCGGCTTTCAACTCTTCTGGATTGTTCGCTTTGTAAGCCTTCGCGCCCATAGCGCGCGCATGTGCGGTGAAATCAATGGGCATGTAGCTGCCTGATAGTGTATTTGACGCTGCATCCCGATAGCGGAATTCATTCCCAAAGCCGTCACTACCCTGACTGCGCTGCAAATTATGAATGCATTGGAAGCCATGATTATCGAACAAGAGGATCGTGAATTTCCGTCCTTCTTGCAAGCTTGTCACCAATTCGGAATGAAGCATTAGGTAGCTACCATCTCCGACGATCGCATACACTTCGCGATTTGGTTCAGCTAACGCGACCCCGAATGCGCCGCTGACCTCGTATCCCATGCAGGAAAAGCCATACTCCATATGGTAAGTCTTAGGCTCGGATGCTCTCCAGAGTCGGTGCAGATCGCCAGGCAGGCTTCCCGCTGCACACACGACAACCGCAGAAGGATCAATGGTTGCATTGATAATCCCTAGGGCGTGCGTTTGTGCAAAACCTTCGGCGCATTCGATCCTATATAAGCGATCAACCTCTTGATCCCATACCGCTTTTAGGGCAGCGGTGTCATCCGACTCGTAGCTGCTAACATATCCTTGCGAAGCTAATGCTTCTCGCAATAAGCGGAGACCTGTTTTCGCATCAGCGGTAATGCCGACACCGTTCAATTTCGAGGAATCGAAACTGCTAATGTTGATATTGATAAATTGCACATCTGAATGCGTAAAGGCGGATTTGGACGCTGTTGTAAAATCAGAATAACGTGTGCCGATCCCGATGATCAGATCCGCCTCTTTCGCCAGCTTGTTGGCCGCGAGTGTTCCTGTGACGCCGATCGCGCCAACGTTCAGCGGATGGTTCCAAGCTAGGGCGCTTTTCCCTGCCTGCGTCTCCGCGACGGGAATGCCGAACGATGCTGCAAAATCCATCAGCTCTTGCATGGCATCGGCATAGAGTACACCACCGCCAGCGATGAGCAATGGACGCTTCTTCTGCAGACATAATGCCGCAGCGCGGTCAATCGCTTCTTGAGCGGGCGGACGACGATCGACATAATGGATCTTCTTCTCGAAGAACGCTTCCGGATAATCGTACGCTTCTGCCTGCACATCTTGTGGCAATGCCAACGTTACCGCTCCTGTCTCGGCAGGATCCGTAAGCACCCGCATCGCCTGGATCGCCGCACTCATCAATTGCTCGGGACGAACAATCCGATCCCAGTATTTACTCACTGCTTTGAACGAGTCCGTCGCAGATAGTGTGTAATCTCCTACAACTTCGAGCTGTTGCAATACAGGGTCAGGCTGCCTCGAAGCGAAATTATCTCCAGGCAGCAGCAGAACCGGAATGCGATTGACTGTCGCCGTTGCTGCCGCAGTAACCATATTCAATGCGCCAGGCCCGATCGAAGTTGTGCACGCATAGATTTGCCTGCGATTCTTCTGTTTCGCAAACGCCGTTGCGGCATGTACCATGCCTTGTTCATTTTTTCCTTGTATGTAAGTGAGGTCACCTGCACTTCGTTCCAACACCTCACCAATACCCGTTACATTGCCATGTCCGAAAATCCCCATAACCCCTTGAACGAATTTCGTCTCTTGTCCATCGACGGAGATGTATTGTTGATCTAGAAAC
This window encodes:
- the iolE gene encoding myo-inosose-2 dehydratase, with amino-acid sequence MAELPFKLGIHPINWVGEDVREHGAETTFEQIVDDIQALGLKGTEMGRKFPADVDVLKKELSDRGISLVSQWKSVLFSDPAYRDEELAAYRMHVEFLKAMGSTVISTAEVGGSLHFDPRRTPNEKEVLRLDEAGWQSLAEGLNRAGAIAQEYGLKLSYHHHGGTVVESPEEIDKLMELTDPSLVYLLFDTGHAYYGGADPLSVLRKHYDRIAYIHLKDIRQAVLDEARAEQVDFVTCIRKGVFTVPGDGCLDFAPIFNELLTRGYQGWAMLEGEQDPAAHNPYDYAKQALTYIQSLISQESR
- the iolD gene encoding 3D-(3,5/4)-trihydroxycyclohexane-1,2-dione acylhydrolase (decyclizing) — its product is MRTIRLTMAQALLRFLDQQYISVDGQETKFVQGVMGIFGHGNVTGIGEVLERSAGDLTYIQGKNEQGMVHAATAFAKQKNRRQIYACTTSIGPGALNMVTAAATATVNRIPVLLLPGDNFASRQPDPVLQQLEVVGDYTLSATDSFKAVSKYWDRIVRPEQLMSAAIQAMRVLTDPAETGAVTLALPQDVQAEAYDYPEAFFEKKIHYVDRRPPAQEAIDRAAALCLQKKRPLLIAGGGVLYADAMQELMDFAASFGIPVAETQAGKSALAWNHPLNVGAIGVTGTLAANKLAKEADLIIGIGTRYSDFTTASKSAFTHSDVQFININISSFDSSKLNGVGITADAKTGLRLLREALASQGYVSSYESDDTAALKAVWDQEVDRLYRIECAEGFAQTHALGIINATIDPSAVVVCAAGSLPGDLHRLWRASEPKTYHMEYGFSCMGYEVSGAFGVALAEPNREVYAIVGDGSYLMLHSELVTSLQEGRKFTILLFDNHGFQCIHNLQRSQGSDGFGNEFRYRDAASNTLSGSYMPIDFTAHARAMGAKAYKANNPEELKAALLLAKKESVTTLIEIPVVPGTNTGGYESWWHVGVPEVSESPKVLAAHENMKKRVQAAKPI
- the iolC gene encoding 5-dehydro-2-deoxygluconokinase; protein product: MTYVTFPQAKSLDFAAIGRLCIDLNANEINRPMEETMTFTKYVGGSPANITIGMSRLGMKTAFIGKIANDQMGRFIADYLQRNAIDTSNVVTDQTGAVTGLAFTEIKSPSDCSILMYRNNVADLKLTPGEVQESLIAQAKVLLISGTALAQSPSREAVFQALNYAKKHGAVIVFDLDYRPYTWTSPEETAVYYNLAAEKCDIILGTREEFDMMEQFEHNPEKDDQITAAKWFDYSAKIVIIKHGKEGSIAYTPDGIGHRAKSFPAKVVKTFGAGDSYAAGFIYGVMQGWTLEKSMEYGSAAACIVISSHSCSDAMPTAAQVDAYIERCNRGEITAS
- a CDS encoding CoA-acylating methylmalonate-semialdehyde dehydrogenase — its product is MTQLLKNWIGGEWVASSSTQTEPVYNPATEEILAYIPISTKAEVDQAVRNSQEAFQSWSRTPVPKRARILFKYQQLLVDHWEELARIVTKENGKSYTEAYGEVLRGIECVEFAAGAPSLMMGKQLPDIASNLESGMYRYPIGVIGGITPFNFPMMVPCWMFPLAIACGNTFVLKPSERTPHLANRLAELFHEAGLPAGVLNIVHGAHDVVNGLLEHKEIKAISFVGSQPVAEYIYKTAAAHGKRVQALAGAKNHSIVMPDANLSIAVKEITNAAFGSAGERCMACSVVVAVGDVADTLVSKLLEAADAITIGNGNDDGVFLGPVIRDVHKDRTLKYIDIGEKEGAIMIRDGRKDAAAGEAGYFVGPTIFDHVQCEMKIWEDEIFAPVLSIVRVDTLEDAIELANRSEFANGACLFTQDGSNVRQFRETIEAGMLGINLGVPAPMAFFPFSGWKKSFYGDLHANGTDGVEFYTRKKMVTARW